One genomic segment of Syngnathus typhle isolate RoL2023-S1 ecotype Sweden linkage group LG8, RoL_Styp_1.0, whole genome shotgun sequence includes these proteins:
- the LOC133158657 gene encoding L-threonine ammonia-lyase isoform X2 encodes MNFAAQLFYSSYLSERLERLFSPKPALKGMEEKDPFWQREELRLGPAEPEDLYKGALLSNGTVVGRRPTLIEPERLKDFGEEELLNGDVKVLDTRVLAAVVVEAPAMALKEPAKTRRVSEFRIVPRPPIHYLRFEDISAAAFTIQTGIQKTPCTYSRLSKQYGMEIYLKKEHLNYTGSVKERGVLYLLSSLTQEQQKKGVIVATDCNFSMAVAHHAVELKIPVFAIMPACCSSPRLRIYRDYGAMVISYGSTGPDSQNHARHLAEDNGYLYLEEEENPSYLAGLGTVGLEIYEQVPKLDAVLVPAAGQYGLLAGTAAAIKHLNSHIRVIGIEPEAFPLLLQSLKTDGPVNDVHCKPHSKLYGDLAGCSLGINTFHLAKELVDKVISVSEEDSLVAMLRFQEFERSTVDTEGAMGLAAILAGQLSELRGKRVAVVVSSANMDLDLVRQCVDRALVLEDRVSKFSVQLGEWPGDMAKLLDVLSREDVRLLDVSHRRHSDRSNLFRAKVECVVETRDKTQSAQLRKTLGERYPSICWLER; translated from the exons ATGAACTTTGCTGCCCAGTTATTCTATTCGAGCTACTTGAGTGAGCGACTGGAACGATTGTTTTCCCCAAAGCCTGCGCTTAAAGGCATGGAAGAAAAGGACCCTTTTTGGCAAAG AGAGGAGCTGCGTCTGGGCCCCGCAGAGCCAGAAGACCTTTACAAAGGAGCGCTCCTCAGCAATGGCACCGTCGTCGGCCGCAGACCCACCCTCATTGAACCAGAGAGGCTGAAGGACTTTGGCGAGGAGGAACTCCTCAATGGTGACGTGAAGGTCCTGGACACAAGAGTGCtggcggcggtggtggtggaAGCACCTGCGATGGCGCTAAAGGAGCCGGCGAAAACCAGACGAGTCAGCGAGTTCAGGATCGTCCCCAGACCGCCCATTCACTACCTGCGCTTTGAGGACATCAGTGCCGCTGCCTTCACGATCCAGACGGGAATACAGAAGACGCCCTGCACG TACTCCCGGCTGTCCAAACAGTATGGGATGGAGATTTATCTGAAAAAGGAGCACCTGAACTACACGGGCTCAGTGAAGGAGAGAGGAGTGTTGTACCTGCTCTCCTCCCTCACACAG GAGCAGCAGAAGAAGGGAGTGATCGTCGCCACCGACTGTAACTTCTCCATGGCTGTGGCCCACCACGCGGTGGAGCTGAAGATCCCCGTCTTCGCTATCATGCCGGCATGTTGTTCGTCGCCTCGTCTCAGGATCTACAGAGATTATGGCGCCATGGTCATCTCCTATGGCAGCACCGGTCCCGACTCTCAGAACCACGCCCGCCACTTGGCCGAAGACAACGGATATCTCTACCTGGAAGA AGAGGAAAATCCGAGCTACCTGGCAGGACTGGGCACGGTAGGCCTGGAGATCTACGAGCAAGTGCCCAAGCTTGACGCGGTGCTGGTGCCCGCAGCTGGACAGTACGGTCTACTGGCGGGCACGGCGGCAGCCATCAAGCATCTCAACTCGCACATCCGCGTCATA GGAATAGAACCCGAAGCGTTCCCTTTGCTGCTGCAATCTCTAAAGACAGATGGCCCCGTCAACGACGTTCATTGCAAGCCGCATAGCAAGCTGTATGGAG ATCTCGCGGGGTGCTCGCTCGGTATCAACACCTTCCATCTGGCAAAGGAACTAGTCGATAAAGTCATCTCTGTCAG CGAGGAGGATTCTTTGGTGGCAATGTTGAGGTTTCAAGAGTTTGAGCGTTCCACTGTGGACACAGAGGGAGCCATGGgattggcggccatcttggctgGACAACTCAGCGAATTGAGAGGCAAAAG GGTGGCAGTGGTGGTGAGCAGCGCTAACATGGATCTGGATCTGGTGAGGCAGTGCGTGGACCGAGCCCTGGTGCTGGAAGATCGTGTCAGCAAGTTCTCGGTACAGCTAGGGGAATGGCCGGGAGACATGGCCAAGCTGTTGGACGTCCTGTCCAGAGAAGACGTCAG GTTGTTGGACGTCAGCCATCGGAGGCATAGTGACAGGTCCAACCTCTTCAGGGCAAAG GTGGAGTGTGTGGTGGAAACCAGGGACAAGACCCAAAGCGCTCAGCTGCGGAAGACGCTGGGTGAGCGCTATCCGTCTATATGCTGGCTGGAACGATga
- the tmem254 gene encoding transmembrane protein 254 produces MAKSDGSDYFKRTSLFWIVSVTFGLAYFSCIVFAPEIIPYHLLGPFGTFCRYLVDNHAGVLYKGWWATVAIHVVEALVSLKVCRNKGITAPTRYLWFLQTFVFGFASLGLLIKYNPQRRKQH; encoded by the exons ATGGCTAAAAGTGATGGAAGTGACTATTTTAAAAGAACCAGTCTTTTTTGGATCGTCTCCGTCACCTTCGGGTTGGCGTATTTTAGT TGCATCGTGTTTGCGCCTGAAATAATACCATACCATCTCCTGGGCCCGTTTGGTACCTTCTGCAGATATCTTGTCGACAACCATGCGGGCGTCTTGTACAAAGG GTGGTGGGCGACCGTGGCCATTCATGTTGTTGAGGCCCTGGTCTCCTTGAAAGTCTGCCG CAACAAAGGCATCACCGCGCCCACAAGGTACTTGTGGTTCCTCCAGACCTTCGTGTTCGGCTTCGCCTCTCTCGGCCTGCTCATCAAATACAACCCGCAGCGGCGCAAACAGCACTGA
- the LOC133158657 gene encoding L-threonine ammonia-lyase isoform X1 encodes MNFAAQLFYSSYLSERLERLFSPKPALKGMEEKDPFWQREELRLGPAEPEDLYKGALLSNGTVVGRRPTLIEPERLKDFGEEELLNGDVKVLDTRVLAAVVVEAPAMALKEPAKTRRVSEFRIVPRPPIHYLRFEDISAAAFTIQTGIQKTPCTYSRLSKQYGMEIYLKKEHLNYTGSVKERGVLYLLSSLTQEQQKKGVIVATDCNFSMAVAHHAVELKIPVFAIMPACCSSPRLRIYRDYGAMVISYGSTGPDSQNHARHLAEDNGYLYLEEEENPSYLAGLGTVGLEIYEQVPKLDAVLVPAAGQYGLLAGTAAAIKHLNSHIRVIGIEPEAFPLLLQSLKTDGPVNDVHCKPHSKLYGDLAGCSLGINTFHLAKELVDKVISVSEEDSLVAMLRFQEFERSTVDTEGAMGLAAILAGQLSELRGKRVAVVVSSANMDLDLVRQCVDRALVLEDRVSKFSVQLGEWPGDMAKLLDVLSREDVRLLDVSHRRHSDRSNLFRAKVECVVETRDKTQSAQLRKTLGFGWTLQRVGGTLRSHLHFEPLILVVTQIKIQDCLGLLRHCGSPSHCTVF; translated from the exons ATGAACTTTGCTGCCCAGTTATTCTATTCGAGCTACTTGAGTGAGCGACTGGAACGATTGTTTTCCCCAAAGCCTGCGCTTAAAGGCATGGAAGAAAAGGACCCTTTTTGGCAAAG AGAGGAGCTGCGTCTGGGCCCCGCAGAGCCAGAAGACCTTTACAAAGGAGCGCTCCTCAGCAATGGCACCGTCGTCGGCCGCAGACCCACCCTCATTGAACCAGAGAGGCTGAAGGACTTTGGCGAGGAGGAACTCCTCAATGGTGACGTGAAGGTCCTGGACACAAGAGTGCtggcggcggtggtggtggaAGCACCTGCGATGGCGCTAAAGGAGCCGGCGAAAACCAGACGAGTCAGCGAGTTCAGGATCGTCCCCAGACCGCCCATTCACTACCTGCGCTTTGAGGACATCAGTGCCGCTGCCTTCACGATCCAGACGGGAATACAGAAGACGCCCTGCACG TACTCCCGGCTGTCCAAACAGTATGGGATGGAGATTTATCTGAAAAAGGAGCACCTGAACTACACGGGCTCAGTGAAGGAGAGAGGAGTGTTGTACCTGCTCTCCTCCCTCACACAG GAGCAGCAGAAGAAGGGAGTGATCGTCGCCACCGACTGTAACTTCTCCATGGCTGTGGCCCACCACGCGGTGGAGCTGAAGATCCCCGTCTTCGCTATCATGCCGGCATGTTGTTCGTCGCCTCGTCTCAGGATCTACAGAGATTATGGCGCCATGGTCATCTCCTATGGCAGCACCGGTCCCGACTCTCAGAACCACGCCCGCCACTTGGCCGAAGACAACGGATATCTCTACCTGGAAGA AGAGGAAAATCCGAGCTACCTGGCAGGACTGGGCACGGTAGGCCTGGAGATCTACGAGCAAGTGCCCAAGCTTGACGCGGTGCTGGTGCCCGCAGCTGGACAGTACGGTCTACTGGCGGGCACGGCGGCAGCCATCAAGCATCTCAACTCGCACATCCGCGTCATA GGAATAGAACCCGAAGCGTTCCCTTTGCTGCTGCAATCTCTAAAGACAGATGGCCCCGTCAACGACGTTCATTGCAAGCCGCATAGCAAGCTGTATGGAG ATCTCGCGGGGTGCTCGCTCGGTATCAACACCTTCCATCTGGCAAAGGAACTAGTCGATAAAGTCATCTCTGTCAG CGAGGAGGATTCTTTGGTGGCAATGTTGAGGTTTCAAGAGTTTGAGCGTTCCACTGTGGACACAGAGGGAGCCATGGgattggcggccatcttggctgGACAACTCAGCGAATTGAGAGGCAAAAG GGTGGCAGTGGTGGTGAGCAGCGCTAACATGGATCTGGATCTGGTGAGGCAGTGCGTGGACCGAGCCCTGGTGCTGGAAGATCGTGTCAGCAAGTTCTCGGTACAGCTAGGGGAATGGCCGGGAGACATGGCCAAGCTGTTGGACGTCCTGTCCAGAGAAGACGTCAG GTTGTTGGACGTCAGCCATCGGAGGCATAGTGACAGGTCCAACCTCTTCAGGGCAAAG GTGGAGTGTGTGGTGGAAACCAGGGACAAGACCCAAAGCGCTCAGCTGCGGAAGACGCTGG GATTTGGATGGACTCTGCAGCGAGTTGGTGGGACTTTGAGGAGCCATCTCCACTTTGAGCCATTGATTCTGGTAGTTACTCAGATAAAGATTCAAGATTGCCTCGGTTTGCTTAGGCACTGTGGGTCACCTTCACACTGCACTGTTTTCTAA